A DNA window from Porphyromonas gingivalis ATCC 33277 contains the following coding sequences:
- the tig gene encoding trigger factor: MNVSIKNTDAVNAIATVAIEKADYANEVEKALRTYRQRANVPGFRKGMIPMGMIKKMYGKGVKAEEINRVVGRELYRYIAENKLNVLGEPMPNEELQKEYDFDTTDDFEFVFDLALSPVVDVVVDKSIRVPYYTIQPTEEMIDRQIESMRSSYGHSVEADEVTANDVVKGRLCELEDGQPKEGGICVEEAMLLPAYMKDEEEKNKFVGAAKNSVVIFNPSKAYNNNEYELSSLLKVDKSAIGEHTGDFSFEISSISRHEKAELNEEFFKQAFGEETDIKNEADLRVKVTEGVREQFTAESDYKFLIDLRRELEAQVGELQFPDALLKRWLKLSHTEWSDEELEKQYPAMIKDLTFHVIKEDLVKKNDIVVTPQEVRNFAIIVAKNQFAQYGMSAVPQDALERYANTMMEKEDARRNFFDRVTENKLAAALKEKLDIDAKTVSPDEFNKLMTEQPASAE; the protein is encoded by the coding sequence ATGAACGTATCGATCAAGAATACGGATGCCGTCAATGCCATTGCTACGGTAGCAATCGAGAAGGCTGATTATGCCAACGAAGTGGAAAAAGCTCTGCGTACCTATCGCCAACGTGCCAATGTCCCCGGATTCCGCAAGGGGATGATACCGATGGGTATGATCAAGAAAATGTACGGTAAGGGTGTCAAAGCAGAGGAGATCAACCGCGTAGTCGGTCGTGAACTCTATCGTTATATAGCAGAGAACAAACTCAATGTACTGGGAGAGCCTATGCCTAACGAGGAATTGCAGAAGGAGTACGACTTCGATACCACTGACGACTTTGAATTCGTATTCGACCTGGCTCTCAGCCCCGTGGTGGACGTAGTGGTAGACAAGAGCATTCGTGTACCTTATTATACGATCCAACCCACAGAGGAGATGATCGACCGGCAGATCGAATCTATGAGATCCAGCTACGGACATTCGGTGGAAGCCGATGAAGTGACTGCCAACGATGTAGTGAAGGGGCGTCTCTGTGAATTGGAGGATGGCCAACCCAAAGAAGGTGGTATCTGTGTGGAAGAAGCCATGTTGCTTCCGGCCTATATGAAGGACGAAGAGGAGAAGAATAAATTCGTCGGCGCTGCCAAGAACAGCGTTGTCATATTCAATCCCTCGAAGGCATACAATAATAATGAGTACGAACTTTCCTCCCTCCTGAAAGTGGACAAGTCGGCTATCGGAGAGCATACAGGTGACTTTTCTTTCGAAATCAGCAGTATCTCCCGACATGAAAAGGCTGAACTGAATGAAGAGTTCTTCAAACAGGCTTTCGGCGAGGAGACGGATATCAAAAACGAAGCGGACTTGCGTGTTAAGGTAACCGAAGGTGTTCGCGAGCAATTCACGGCCGAAAGCGACTACAAATTTCTCATCGATCTGCGCCGCGAACTGGAAGCTCAGGTAGGAGAGTTGCAGTTCCCCGATGCCCTGCTGAAGCGCTGGCTGAAACTGTCGCACACGGAGTGGAGTGATGAAGAACTGGAAAAGCAGTACCCTGCAATGATCAAGGATCTGACTTTCCATGTGATCAAGGAAGATCTGGTGAAGAAGAACGACATCGTGGTTACGCCGCAAGAGGTCAGGAATTTCGCCATCATTGTAGCCAAGAATCAGTTTGCCCAGTATGGCATGTCCGCCGTTCCTCAGGATGCTCTCGAACGTTATGCCAATACGATGATGGAGAAGGAAGATGCTCGTCGCAATTTCTTCGACCGTGTTACGGAAAATAAGCTGGCTGCCGCGTTGAAAGAAAAGCTCGATATCGATGCCAAGACGGTTTCTCCGGACGAATTCAACAAACTGATGACCGAACAGCCTGCTTCGGCTGAGTAA
- a CDS encoding polyribonucleotide nucleotidyltransferase, with translation MLNVVSKTIDLGDGRSIKIETGKLAKQADGAVTVTMGNTVLLATVCAAKDANPGCDFMPLQVEYKEKYSAIGRFPGGFTRREGKASDYEILTCRLVDRALRPLFPDNYHAEVFVNVILFSADGEDMPDALAGLAASAALAVSDIPFNGPISEVRVARVDGRYIVNPTFEQLERADIDLMVGATMDNIMMVEGEMDEVQESEMLEGIRVAHEAIKVQCKAQLELSEAVGKLQKREYSHEVNDEDLRKKVHDECYARAYEVATSGTGKHERGEAFEKIVEEFKAQYTEEELAEKAEMIARYYHDVEKEAMRRAILDEGKRLDGRKATEIRPIWIETDCLPGPHGSAIFTRGETQSLTTVTLGTKSDEKLVDDVLNYTKERFLLHYNFPPFSTGEARPQRGVGRREIGHGNLAHRALKRMIPTDYPYVVRVISDILESNGSSSMATVCAGTLALRDAGVQIRKPVSGIAMGLISENQGKNYAILSDILGDEDHLGDMDFKVTGTKDGITATQMDIKVDGLSYEILENALEQAKQGRLHILGKIMEAQPETRDDLKPHAPRIEKMHIGKEFIGAVIGPGGKIIQGIQEKSGATVNIEEVDGMGVIEISGTNKPCIDAAIGMIKGIVAMPEVGETYPGKITSVMPYGCFVEFLPGKEGLLHISEVDWKRFETIEDTNLKEGESINVKLLDIDPKTGKFKLSRKVLLEKPEGYVEPQPRERRERREGGREGGRNFERRGGDRDHREPRG, from the coding sequence ATGCTTAACGTTGTAAGTAAGACTATCGATCTGGGAGATGGTCGTTCCATCAAGATCGAAACCGGTAAATTGGCCAAGCAGGCCGATGGCGCCGTGACAGTCACCATGGGCAATACGGTATTGCTCGCTACAGTTTGTGCAGCCAAAGACGCTAACCCCGGCTGCGACTTCATGCCTCTTCAGGTGGAATACAAAGAGAAATACTCCGCCATCGGACGCTTCCCCGGAGGATTCACTCGCCGCGAAGGCAAAGCTTCGGATTACGAGATCCTGACCTGCCGCCTTGTGGATCGTGCCCTTCGTCCGCTATTCCCGGACAATTATCATGCAGAGGTATTCGTCAATGTGATCCTCTTTTCAGCCGATGGCGAGGATATGCCCGACGCCTTGGCCGGTCTGGCAGCTTCGGCAGCTCTTGCCGTTTCCGATATACCGTTCAACGGCCCTATCAGCGAAGTGCGCGTAGCACGTGTGGACGGCCGCTATATCGTCAATCCTACTTTCGAGCAGCTCGAACGCGCAGACATCGACTTGATGGTCGGAGCCACAATGGACAACATCATGATGGTCGAAGGTGAAATGGACGAGGTACAGGAATCCGAAATGCTCGAAGGCATACGCGTGGCACACGAAGCCATCAAGGTACAGTGCAAGGCGCAGCTCGAACTATCCGAAGCTGTAGGAAAACTTCAAAAGCGCGAATACAGCCATGAAGTAAACGATGAAGACCTGCGCAAGAAAGTGCACGACGAATGCTATGCTCGTGCCTATGAGGTGGCTACCAGCGGAACCGGCAAACACGAGCGCGGCGAAGCTTTTGAAAAGATCGTGGAAGAGTTCAAAGCTCAATATACGGAAGAAGAACTTGCCGAGAAGGCCGAAATGATAGCTCGCTACTACCACGATGTGGAAAAAGAAGCGATGCGTCGTGCCATCCTCGACGAAGGCAAACGCCTCGATGGACGTAAGGCCACGGAGATCCGTCCGATATGGATCGAGACCGACTGCCTGCCCGGCCCGCATGGCTCAGCTATATTCACTCGTGGTGAGACGCAGTCGCTTACGACCGTTACGCTCGGTACGAAGAGCGACGAAAAGCTCGTGGACGATGTACTCAATTATACGAAAGAGCGATTCCTGCTGCACTACAACTTCCCTCCTTTCTCTACAGGTGAAGCCCGTCCCCAACGCGGTGTAGGCCGCCGCGAGATCGGTCATGGCAATTTGGCGCATCGCGCCCTCAAGCGTATGATACCGACGGACTACCCCTATGTGGTACGTGTAATCAGCGACATTCTGGAGTCCAATGGCTCGTCCTCGATGGCCACTGTCTGCGCCGGTACTTTGGCTCTGCGCGATGCCGGTGTACAGATTCGCAAGCCCGTATCCGGCATTGCCATGGGCTTGATCTCAGAGAATCAGGGCAAGAACTACGCCATCCTCTCCGATATTCTCGGTGACGAAGACCATCTCGGCGATATGGACTTCAAGGTAACGGGTACGAAGGACGGTATTACAGCCACGCAGATGGACATCAAGGTGGATGGTCTCAGCTATGAGATTTTGGAGAATGCTCTGGAGCAAGCCAAGCAAGGACGCCTACACATCCTCGGCAAGATCATGGAAGCTCAGCCCGAGACAAGAGATGACCTCAAGCCTCATGCACCGCGTATCGAGAAGATGCATATCGGCAAGGAGTTTATCGGAGCAGTCATAGGCCCGGGCGGAAAGATCATCCAAGGCATACAGGAGAAGAGTGGTGCCACAGTGAACATCGAAGAGGTAGATGGCATGGGTGTCATCGAGATCAGTGGTACGAACAAACCCTGCATCGATGCTGCAATCGGCATGATCAAGGGCATCGTGGCTATGCCGGAAGTCGGAGAAACCTATCCGGGCAAGATCACAAGTGTGATGCCATACGGCTGCTTCGTCGAATTCCTCCCCGGCAAGGAAGGACTTCTGCATATCTCGGAAGTGGATTGGAAACGATTCGAGACCATCGAGGACACCAACCTGAAAGAAGGCGAATCCATCAACGTTAAGCTGCTCGATATAGATCCGAAGACCGGCAAGTTCAAACTCAGCCGCAAGGTGCTACTGGAAAAACCGGAAGGCTACGTGGAGCCTCAGCCGAGAGAGCGGCGTGAGCGGCGTGAGGGAGGACGCGAAGGAGGTCGTAACTTCGAACGTCGTGGTGGTGATCGTGACCACCGCGAGCCTCGTGGCTAA